The following are encoded together in the Fervidobacterium gondwanense DSM 13020 genome:
- a CDS encoding ATP-binding protein, translating to MNQIVTISFSALTENIKLARVVIHTFLSFRNVFDKDIFDTELAINEAIANIIQHTYKGEPKYIIMTMNWMEPDTLEVLLRDFGPKVDPSKIKSRDLNDIRPGGLGVYIIQRIFEVMEFRDVEEGNLLYLKRSFLIPPKKEEHT from the coding sequence TTGAATCAGATAGTTACGATATCATTTAGCGCATTAACTGAGAATATTAAACTGGCAAGAGTTGTAATACACACATTTCTATCATTCAGAAATGTTTTTGATAAAGATATATTCGATACCGAGTTGGCAATAAACGAGGCTATTGCGAATATCATACAGCACACGTACAAAGGTGAGCCCAAGTATATAATAATGACGATGAACTGGATGGAACCAGACACTCTCGAAGTACTTTTGCGAGATTTCGGTCCTAAGGTTGATCCTTCAAAAATCAAATCTCGCGATTTGAACGACATACGCCCCGGCGGATTGGGTGTTTATATAATTCAGAGAATTTTTGAGGTTATGGAATTCAGAGACGTTGAGGAAGGCAATTTGCTTTATCTGAAACGTTCATTTTTAATTCCACCAAAGAAGGAAGAGCATACCTGA
- the dtd gene encoding D-aminoacyl-tRNA deacylase, with product MRAVVQRVTKASVSVDNQIVGKISSGIVVLLGVGKDDTLEDAKYLAEKIVNLRIFDDGEGKMNLSLLDVKGEALVISQFTLYGDCRRGRRPSYSDSAPPDIANELYEKFVELVRGYNVRVETGIFAAHMLVEIHNDGPVTLLLDSKKVF from the coding sequence ATGAGGGCAGTTGTTCAAAGAGTTACAAAAGCAAGCGTCAGTGTCGATAATCAGATAGTCGGCAAAATATCAAGTGGAATCGTCGTTCTGCTCGGCGTTGGAAAGGACGACACGCTCGAAGATGCAAAATATCTTGCCGAAAAGATTGTTAACCTGAGAATTTTCGACGATGGAGAGGGCAAGATGAACTTGTCTTTGCTCGATGTTAAAGGTGAAGCCTTAGTTATCTCTCAGTTCACGCTCTACGGAGATTGCAGGAGAGGAAGAAGGCCTTCCTATTCTGACAGCGCTCCCCCGGATATCGCCAATGAATTGTATGAGAAGTTTGTAGAATTGGTTAGAGGCTATAACGTACGCGTCGAGACGGGAATATTCGCTGCTCACATGCTCGTGGAGATACACAACGACGGACCTGTGACTCTGCTTTTAGATTCTAAAAAGGTATTCTAA
- a CDS encoding epoxyqueuosine reductase QueH, with translation MEKNRYILKNDTPSCHLLHVCCAPDLVISYLAGARGDVFFYNPNIHPRSEYEKRYKEVLRVAEFFEMNVVEVPYDPETFFEKTKGLESEPEGRKRCEICIRMRLEKTLEFAKENGYRSFSTTLTASPKKSVEMINNAGINVSRYNLVQYIPNVYRRSPLYNLSQKLIKQLGIYRQNYCGCVFSVRNEDKEKGEEIR, from the coding sequence ATGGAAAAAAATAGGTATATTTTGAAAAACGATACTCCAAGTTGCCACCTGTTGCATGTTTGCTGTGCTCCAGATTTGGTTATCTCATACCTTGCCGGAGCGCGTGGAGATGTTTTTTTCTACAATCCGAACATACACCCAAGGTCTGAATACGAAAAGAGGTACAAGGAAGTTCTGAGGGTTGCGGAATTTTTCGAAATGAATGTTGTAGAGGTCCCATACGACCCTGAGACGTTTTTTGAGAAAACAAAAGGATTAGAAAGCGAGCCAGAAGGCAGAAAACGTTGTGAAATCTGCATAAGGATGCGACTTGAAAAAACTTTAGAATTTGCTAAAGAAAATGGATACAGGTCCTTTTCGACAACGCTCACAGCTTCACCTAAGAAGTCGGTAGAGATGATTAATAACGCCGGTATTAATGTATCGAGATACAACCTTGTTCAATATATTCCAAATGTTTACAGAAGAAGTCCCTTATACAACCTATCTCAAAAACTCATAAAACAACTCGGAATTTACAGGCAGAACTACTGTGGATGCGTTTTTTCAGTAAGAAATGAGGATAAAGAAAAGGGTGAAGAAATTAGATGA
- a CDS encoding divergent PAP2 family protein gives MSWFLGLIKNPSFMSAFFGFFSAQLVKVFIYKDIRVFGRYGGMPSAHVATTSALAWAVGYQTGFNSPMTAIAAIFLAITTADAVGLRRNVDPNKGHTLMEVIYGFLLGWVVALLTAKLYKI, from the coding sequence GTGAGCTGGTTTTTAGGTCTTATTAAAAATCCATCGTTTATGTCCGCCTTTTTCGGCTTTTTCTCCGCTCAGCTTGTAAAGGTATTTATATACAAAGATATCCGAGTGTTTGGAAGATACGGTGGAATGCCGAGTGCTCACGTCGCAACAACATCAGCGCTCGCATGGGCCGTCGGATATCAAACGGGGTTCAACTCACCGATGACAGCGATAGCTGCCATTTTTTTAGCTATTACAACTGCTGATGCTGTCGGACTGAGACGAAACGTTGATCCAAATAAAGGGCACACACTGATGGAAGTTATCTATGGTTTTCTACTTGGTTGGGTAGTTGCGCTCTTAACTGCAAAGCTATACAAGATATAA
- a CDS encoding ABC transporter ATP-binding protein, with amino-acid sequence MENKAIMKINKINFEYPTFELKDISFDVPKGSFFGIIGPNGSGKTTLLSLIMKFLKPKSGKILVNGLDISKLSHRKVAQLIAYIAQDFNPAYDFTVEEIVEMGGIAHGSFFESAVDEEKITSALSTVDLLDYRKRIFSTLSGGQQRRVLIARAIYQDTPIILADELVNHLDIGQSVRVLDYLKKLTENGKTVVGTFHDIPLAVKYCDYIVVMKDGKIVSMGRPAEVITEKLLSEVYNISLKVISNPVPNVNYPLIII; translated from the coding sequence ATGGAAAACAAAGCAATAATGAAGATCAATAAAATAAATTTCGAATACCCAACTTTCGAACTTAAAGATATCTCTTTCGACGTGCCGAAAGGTTCATTCTTTGGTATTATAGGTCCTAACGGTTCTGGCAAAACCACGCTTCTATCACTAATAATGAAGTTTCTTAAGCCAAAATCAGGGAAGATACTTGTAAATGGACTGGACATTTCTAAGTTATCTCACAGAAAAGTTGCACAATTGATAGCTTACATTGCACAAGATTTCAACCCAGCTTACGATTTTACCGTTGAGGAAATCGTCGAAATGGGAGGTATTGCCCACGGTTCGTTTTTCGAATCCGCAGTGGATGAAGAAAAGATAACAAGCGCATTGAGCACTGTTGACTTGCTTGACTACAGGAAACGCATATTCTCCACGCTGAGCGGTGGACAGCAAAGGCGAGTATTAATTGCCCGTGCTATATATCAAGATACTCCCATCATCTTAGCCGATGAGCTTGTTAATCATCTCGATATAGGTCAGTCTGTTAGGGTTCTTGATTACCTCAAAAAGCTAACCGAAAACGGTAAAACTGTCGTCGGCACGTTTCACGACATTCCTTTAGCCGTGAAGTACTGTGATTACATAGTCGTTATGAAAGATGGGAAAATAGTGAGTATGGGTAGACCAGCTGAAGTGATAACCGAAAAACTGCTGAGCGAGGTTTACAATATATCACTTAAGGTCATATCAAACCCTGTCCCTAATGTGAATTATCCATTGATAATTATTTGA
- a CDS encoding DUF4940 domain-containing protein, with product MRLYYSIDEMESEKKLYGSIALSTKVKVDFTFQSQKYTLIPYTVGDVTVLVEISDEKEVFDLLLEEYIKNSLLNTFIYPDEIKEISKHFKTELKSFKILVVKYNSVEEKEFSRYSLSNITFGVVAYNGLDIHLIPSNVKVREKEGYCVSDVVVTSEEGIRQALLLAKWFGKGTYTDLPKLAYEGGKYDEMVKWKDFIKYILVSNFDNEYLGGIIKKLNEFRKETYFNPLNKIEMIALGIILMKLGGGYIESDSYDII from the coding sequence ATGAGACTGTATTACTCAATTGACGAAATGGAAAGTGAAAAGAAATTGTACGGAAGCATCGCCTTGTCAACAAAAGTAAAAGTCGATTTCACGTTCCAGAGTCAGAAGTACACGCTTATTCCATATACAGTAGGTGACGTAACGGTTTTGGTCGAAATATCGGACGAAAAAGAAGTTTTCGACTTGCTTCTCGAGGAATATATCAAGAATTCATTACTCAACACATTTATTTATCCAGATGAAATAAAAGAAATATCGAAGCATTTTAAGACTGAATTGAAAAGTTTTAAGATTTTAGTGGTAAAATATAACTCGGTTGAAGAGAAGGAATTTTCTAGATACTCGCTTTCTAACATCACATTCGGGGTTGTTGCGTACAACGGTTTAGATATACATTTAATCCCGAGCAATGTGAAGGTAAGAGAAAAGGAAGGTTATTGTGTATCGGATGTTGTAGTAACTTCTGAAGAAGGTATAAGGCAGGCTTTGTTACTCGCTAAATGGTTTGGGAAAGGCACTTACACGGACCTGCCGAAACTTGCGTACGAGGGTGGAAAATACGATGAAATGGTGAAATGGAAAGATTTTATTAAGTATATATTGGTTTCAAATTTCGATAATGAGTACCTCGGTGGTATAATAAAAAAGCTAAACGAGTTTCGAAAAGAGACATATTTCAATCCTTTGAATAAGATAGAAATGATAGCACTTGGCATAATTCTGATGAAGTTAGGAGGAGGATACATTGAATCAGATAGTTACGATATCATTTAG
- a CDS encoding transglycosylase SLT domain-containing protein — MSKSSVRKPVLVAVVLFVLFGASILFAQLVEIQTPDWFKEHVQKRRKSVGQQTTQEFVDDLWRVIYTVSMKYELPPTYIAVVIAVESNFTNAKGAGGVLGMMQILPSTAQSIAKLLKLDVPKNGWNELLNNYELNITYGTAYLSYLFKKHGSLQKALEYYNNGKNKVIYAQTIMKQYSFYAVQLLRYTSYK, encoded by the coding sequence TTGTCAAAGAGTTCTGTCAGAAAGCCAGTTTTAGTGGCGGTTGTACTATTCGTTCTATTCGGAGCTTCGATACTTTTTGCGCAATTAGTCGAAATCCAGACTCCAGACTGGTTTAAGGAACACGTTCAGAAAAGAAGAAAAAGCGTTGGTCAACAGACCACCCAGGAATTTGTTGACGACCTTTGGAGGGTGATTTACACAGTAAGCATGAAATACGAGCTTCCACCCACATATATCGCAGTAGTAATCGCAGTTGAGAGCAACTTCACGAATGCAAAAGGCGCAGGTGGAGTGCTTGGAATGATGCAGATTCTTCCTTCGACAGCTCAAAGCATCGCAAAATTACTAAAACTCGACGTACCAAAAAACGGCTGGAACGAATTGCTTAACAACTATGAGTTAAATATAACTTATGGAACAGCATACCTTTCATACCTTTTCAAAAAGCACGGTTCACTGCAAAAAGCGTTGGAGTACTACAACAATGGCAAAAATAAAGTCATATACGCGCAGACAATAATGAAACAGTACAGCTTCTACGCAGTACAGCTTCTACGATACACTTCATACAAGTGA
- a CDS encoding RelA/SpoT family protein, protein MSNSDDTRNKEKFINELEKLLGSNFSAQEREKISRAFDMAKVAYDGLYRKSGEPFITHPMEVAKIVASLKLDADSIIAALLHDAIEDSEGRVTYEMIEKQFGKEIALIVDGVTKVSRINAPVGNVEQKKKLETIQKMLFAMAEDVRVIFVKLADRLHNMRTIEFVEDAEKKRYKALETLEVYAPIAHKLGINIIKSELEDLCFKVLHYDEYQKIKQLVAQKRTEREERLKTYVQQLTSAFQEHNIDAKVEGRYKHYYSIWKKMIQKGKDFNELYDLIGLRAIVPDVTTCYTAVGIVHNLWVPLPGRFKDYIAAPKSNGYRSIHTTVITQFGEPIEIQIRDKNMHEEAEYGLIAHWAYKSGEGVVDIKQKWLLRLTEWRKELSQGYASVDDLKKELQMSEVFVLTPKGEIIHLPYGATPIDFAYAVHTEVGHHYAGAKVNGKIVPIDYQLNNGDVVEIIVNKSSPGPSLDWLKYAKSPRTKAKIKRFFKEKEREQLIERGKDVLRRVAKRLNVAIEELLERPEIKKYLSAHQIDEEEFITRLGDKTLTQDELLTLLGYREPQKKKEVKHKKKSPASLVIVDGLDGLETLFAKCCNPIPGDRIVGVTSKRGLVIHRSNCQNVLSLGSDRKFPAVWRSDVTAQFGVLMKLELDKKERVPEILSKTMEKKIEIKNFKFENIQDDFVIVSLSVTVSSLEELEEIMTYFKSFPGVRKVVRG, encoded by the coding sequence ATTTCAAACAGTGATGATACTCGCAATAAGGAAAAGTTCATAAATGAATTGGAAAAATTGCTCGGTTCTAATTTTTCTGCCCAAGAGCGAGAGAAGATATCTCGTGCTTTTGATATGGCAAAAGTTGCATACGACGGGCTTTACAGAAAGTCAGGCGAGCCGTTTATCACTCACCCTATGGAAGTTGCAAAAATCGTAGCATCTCTCAAATTAGATGCGGATAGCATAATCGCTGCTCTGTTGCACGATGCGATCGAAGACAGCGAAGGAAGGGTCACATACGAAATGATAGAAAAACAGTTTGGAAAGGAAATCGCACTGATTGTCGATGGAGTGACGAAAGTCAGTAGGATCAACGCACCTGTTGGAAATGTTGAACAGAAGAAAAAACTCGAGACTATTCAGAAGATGCTCTTTGCAATGGCTGAAGACGTTCGAGTGATATTCGTGAAACTCGCTGACAGGCTACACAATATGCGTACTATTGAGTTTGTAGAAGATGCCGAAAAGAAACGTTACAAAGCTTTGGAAACACTGGAAGTATATGCCCCGATTGCCCATAAGCTCGGTATTAATATCATAAAATCTGAGCTTGAAGACCTATGCTTCAAGGTATTGCACTACGATGAATACCAGAAGATAAAGCAGCTCGTTGCGCAAAAAAGGACAGAACGAGAAGAGAGGTTAAAAACTTACGTACAGCAATTAACATCTGCGTTCCAAGAACACAATATCGATGCCAAAGTAGAAGGTAGATACAAGCATTATTACAGCATATGGAAAAAGATGATCCAGAAAGGCAAGGATTTTAACGAGCTGTACGATTTGATAGGTCTGAGGGCTATAGTGCCTGATGTCACAACGTGTTACACAGCAGTAGGTATCGTCCACAACCTCTGGGTACCACTTCCCGGACGTTTTAAGGACTACATAGCTGCGCCAAAATCGAACGGGTACAGGTCAATCCATACGACTGTTATTACGCAGTTCGGTGAACCGATTGAGATACAAATCAGAGACAAAAATATGCACGAAGAGGCGGAATACGGTCTCATAGCTCACTGGGCGTATAAGAGCGGGGAAGGCGTTGTAGATATAAAGCAGAAATGGTTGTTGAGGCTTACAGAATGGCGAAAAGAACTTTCGCAAGGTTACGCGAGCGTTGACGATTTAAAGAAAGAGCTCCAAATGTCAGAGGTTTTTGTCTTGACACCGAAAGGCGAGATTATCCACCTTCCGTACGGCGCAACTCCCATTGACTTTGCTTATGCGGTCCATACAGAAGTGGGACACCACTATGCCGGAGCGAAGGTAAATGGCAAAATCGTGCCTATCGATTACCAGTTAAACAATGGGGACGTTGTGGAGATAATAGTAAACAAATCGTCCCCAGGTCCAAGCCTCGACTGGCTGAAATATGCAAAAAGTCCAAGAACAAAGGCTAAGATAAAGAGATTTTTCAAAGAAAAGGAAAGAGAACAGCTCATCGAACGCGGTAAGGATGTGCTTAGAAGGGTTGCAAAAAGATTAAATGTCGCCATCGAAGAGCTCTTGGAAAGACCAGAGATTAAGAAATATCTCTCGGCACACCAGATCGATGAAGAGGAATTCATAACAAGGCTCGGCGACAAGACCTTAACGCAAGATGAATTGTTAACGCTACTTGGATATAGAGAACCTCAGAAAAAGAAAGAAGTCAAGCACAAGAAAAAATCGCCCGCTTCGCTGGTCATTGTCGATGGACTTGACGGTCTCGAGACACTCTTTGCAAAGTGTTGTAATCCGATACCGGGTGATAGGATTGTTGGAGTTACAAGCAAGAGAGGCTTGGTCATACACCGTTCGAATTGCCAGAACGTTTTGTCTCTCGGTTCTGACAGGAAATTTCCTGCCGTCTGGAGATCAGATGTCACTGCGCAATTTGGAGTATTGATGAAACTCGAGCTTGATAAGAAAGAGAGAGTGCCGGAAATACTTTCAAAGACAATGGAGAAGAAGATAGAAATAAAGAACTTTAAATTCGAAAATATCCAGGATGATTTTGTTATTGTTTCGCTTAGTGTAACAGTTTCTTCTTTGGAAGAATTGGAAGAAATCATGACTTACTTCAAATCATTCCCAGGTGTTAGAAAGGTGGTACGCGGCTGA